The Edaphobacter sp. 12200R-103 genome contains a region encoding:
- a CDS encoding NAD(P)-dependent alcohol dehydrogenase: MIATNGYAAQAATTPLEPFAYEHREPGEKDVLIDVDFCGICHSDIHQARNEWGNALYPMVPGHEVIGKVARVGAKVTKFKVGDLVGVGCMVDSCGECNSCKESEQQYCERGQTVYTYNSRGKDGNLTFGGYGNHVVVDEDFVLSIPANLDPAAAAPLLCAGITTYSPLKHWNAGPGKKVGVVGLGGLGHMGLKFSHAFGAKTVLFTTSASKIEDAKKLGADEVILTREENWAAKHTGSFDFILDCVSADHDINTYLSLLKRNGTLCLVGAPENPLAVTAFAVLGRKNFTGSMIGGIRETQEMLDFCGKHNIVSDIEMTSFDKVNEAWERVLKSDVKYRFVLDLKTL; encoded by the coding sequence ATGATCGCAACCAATGGTTATGCCGCGCAGGCAGCAACGACTCCGCTGGAGCCTTTCGCTTACGAACATCGCGAACCCGGCGAAAAGGATGTCCTGATCGATGTCGATTTCTGCGGAATCTGTCACTCTGACATTCACCAGGCGCGGAATGAATGGGGCAATGCGCTCTACCCGATGGTTCCGGGCCACGAGGTCATCGGCAAGGTCGCCCGCGTTGGCGCGAAGGTCACGAAGTTCAAGGTAGGCGATCTGGTCGGCGTGGGTTGCATGGTCGATTCCTGCGGCGAGTGCAACTCCTGCAAGGAGAGCGAACAGCAGTACTGCGAGCGCGGCCAGACGGTTTACACCTATAACTCGCGGGGCAAGGACGGGAATCTTACCTTCGGCGGCTATGGCAACCACGTTGTTGTGGATGAAGACTTCGTTCTTTCCATCCCGGCAAACCTCGACCCTGCGGCTGCCGCTCCCCTGCTGTGCGCGGGAATCACGACCTACTCTCCGCTGAAGCACTGGAATGCCGGACCGGGCAAGAAGGTCGGAGTCGTCGGTCTCGGCGGCCTGGGCCACATGGGTTTGAAGTTCTCGCACGCCTTTGGAGCGAAGACGGTGCTGTTTACGACCTCCGCCTCGAAGATTGAGGATGCAAAAAAGCTCGGCGCAGACGAGGTCATCCTGACCCGCGAGGAGAATTGGGCAGCGAAGCACACCGGAAGTTTCGACTTCATCCTGGACTGCGTCTCCGCCGATCACGACATCAACACATATCTTTCGCTGTTGAAGCGTAACGGCACGTTGTGCCTGGTGGGCGCTCCGGAGAATCCTCTGGCGGTGACGGCGTTTGCCGTGCTGGGAAGGAAGAACTTTACGGGATCGATGATCGGCGGCATTCGCGAGACGCAGGAGATGCTGGATTTCTGCGGCAAGCACAACATCGTCTCCGACATCGAGATGACGAGCTTCGACAAGGTGAATGAGGCCTGGGAGCGCGTGCTGAAAAGCGACGTGAAGTACCGCTTCGTTCTGGATTTGAAGACGCTGTAG
- a CDS encoding lactonase family protein: MTSRRQFLFSFPAYALSAQYFAPRFHRKKPVPPPPTRVFIGTDTARGVSKGIYQADFNSRTGQLTVPVLAVDTARPSYLALSPLRNGRRSLYAVNAVPDPSATVTTFDLDQRTGILTRKSRVTSAGAGPAYVSVDSTGNCAFVANYVGGTIASYRIEPDGTLSKPVSTFNYREPRFGKHGPVPKRQDGPHPHSVVVSPDDRFLIVNDLGNDALSVFLIDTATGRLTPSDPLLTSVRAGSGPRHIAFHPNGRWVYLINELDSTIDHLLWTATHSLKHPQAFLVHTNATVKTIAAGFPADKNTAAEVMISPDGNFLYASNRGEDTLVVFSIQDDGSLKEIQRIGCGGRTPRHFTFDPTFDWILCGNQDSASITVFRRDQGNGKLAGPTQTIPVDSPLFTLFA, encoded by the coding sequence ATGACCAGCCGGCGACAGTTTCTCTTTTCGTTTCCGGCCTACGCCCTTTCCGCGCAATACTTTGCCCCACGATTTCATCGAAAAAAACCGGTTCCTCCACCTCCTACCCGTGTCTTCATTGGCACTGACACGGCAAGGGGAGTCAGCAAGGGGATCTATCAGGCAGACTTCAACTCCCGTACCGGGCAGCTGACCGTCCCGGTCCTGGCTGTCGATACCGCCCGGCCCTCCTATCTTGCCCTTTCTCCTCTACGGAACGGCCGTCGTTCTCTCTATGCGGTCAATGCCGTGCCTGATCCTTCGGCCACGGTAACCACCTTCGACCTCGATCAGCGAACCGGCATCCTCACCCGGAAGTCCAGGGTGACCTCGGCAGGCGCCGGGCCGGCCTATGTATCGGTGGATTCCACCGGAAACTGCGCCTTTGTTGCCAACTACGTTGGCGGGACGATCGCTTCCTACAGGATCGAGCCTGACGGCACCCTTTCGAAGCCTGTCAGCACCTTCAACTACAGGGAGCCCAGGTTCGGCAAGCATGGTCCCGTCCCTAAACGGCAGGACGGTCCGCATCCGCACTCGGTCGTCGTCTCACCCGACGATCGGTTTCTCATCGTCAACGATCTTGGCAACGATGCCCTCAGCGTCTTCCTGATCGATACGGCGACGGGCAGGCTTACCCCATCGGATCCTTTGCTGACCAGCGTCCGGGCCGGTTCTGGCCCTCGGCACATTGCGTTTCACCCGAATGGCCGATGGGTCTATCTCATCAACGAGCTCGACTCCACCATCGATCACCTTCTATGGACCGCCACGCACTCCTTGAAGCATCCGCAGGCATTTCTGGTCCATACCAACGCCACCGTCAAGACCATTGCAGCAGGGTTCCCGGCCGATAAGAATACGGCCGCAGAGGTCATGATCTCTCCGGACGGCAACTTCCTCTATGCCAGCAATCGCGGGGAAGACACATTGGTTGTGTTTTCCATTCAGGATGACGGCAGCCTTAAGGAGATCCAGCGCATCGGCTGTGGGGGCAGGACCCCAAGACACTTCACCTTCGACCCGACCTTCGACTGGATCCTCTGCGGAAATCAGGATTCAGCCTCCATCACGGTCTTCCGCCGCGATCAGGGCAACGGCAAGCTGGCAGGCCCCACGCAGACCATCCCGGTCGACTCTCCGCTCTTCACGCTCTTCGCCTGA
- the glmM gene encoding phosphoglucosamine mutase: MKKLFGTDGIRSVAGKYPLDPATVHAIGLALAHTLAEANPSPRVLLGMDTRESGPAIASQLTAGLAAGGATVESAGVITTPAIAYLTQARGFAAGIVISASHNPWHDNGIKVFGPDGYKLPDATELAIEDEIFRRVGDQAGSSAAVAGQQTPPVNEADRADYIRFLLAAVPGLSLDDRRIVVDCANGAASAVAPELFAQLGGKEIVLTHTSPDGRNINEGCGALHPEIVAAQVRHYNASLGITFDGDADRALFADELGRVVNGDAVLLLAARDLQARGLLTNSTVVATTMSNMGLEAALKRSGIQMMRAAVGDKYVLEQMLSTKAALGGEQSGHIIFSGRSTTGDGLLTALLLLDIVHRSGKTLSELIGDLKVFPQVIVNVKVREKKPLETIPSVAAAIAAAEKELADTGRVVIRYSGTEALARVMIEAESEPAMRHHADTIANAIRAELGA, from the coding sequence ATGAAGAAGCTCTTTGGGACCGATGGCATACGCTCCGTTGCAGGAAAGTATCCTCTCGATCCTGCAACCGTGCACGCCATCGGCCTCGCTCTGGCCCATACCCTCGCTGAGGCAAATCCCAGCCCCCGCGTGCTGCTCGGTATGGATACCCGCGAATCCGGCCCGGCGATCGCCTCGCAGCTTACTGCCGGACTGGCTGCTGGCGGTGCGACCGTCGAGAGCGCAGGCGTGATCACGACGCCCGCCATCGCCTACCTGACCCAGGCGAGGGGATTTGCTGCCGGTATTGTCATCTCGGCTTCGCACAATCCCTGGCATGACAATGGGATCAAGGTCTTCGGTCCGGATGGATACAAACTTCCTGACGCCACTGAGCTCGCCATTGAGGACGAGATCTTCCGCCGGGTTGGTGACCAGGCCGGATCGTCAGCCGCAGTGGCAGGGCAGCAGACCCCCCCGGTGAATGAAGCGGATCGAGCCGATTACATCCGGTTTCTACTAGCCGCGGTTCCCGGGCTCTCGCTCGACGACCGTCGTATCGTGGTGGATTGCGCCAACGGCGCCGCCTCGGCCGTTGCCCCGGAGCTCTTCGCGCAGCTCGGCGGCAAAGAGATCGTCCTCACTCACACCTCTCCCGACGGCCGCAACATCAACGAGGGCTGCGGGGCGCTGCATCCGGAGATCGTGGCGGCACAGGTCCGGCACTACAACGCCTCTCTCGGCATCACCTTTGACGGAGACGCCGACCGCGCCCTGTTTGCCGATGAACTGGGCCGGGTTGTCAACGGCGATGCCGTCCTGCTGCTAGCCGCCCGCGACCTACAGGCCCGCGGACTCCTCACCAACTCCACGGTCGTGGCAACCACCATGTCGAATATGGGACTGGAGGCGGCGTTGAAGCGCAGCGGCATCCAGATGATGCGCGCGGCCGTTGGCGACAAGTATGTGCTCGAACAGATGCTCTCGACCAAAGCCGCGCTTGGTGGCGAGCAGTCGGGGCACATCATCTTCTCTGGCCGCTCCACCACGGGCGACGGCCTTTTGACTGCTCTTCTGCTGCTCGATATCGTTCACCGCTCCGGCAAAACGCTTTCGGAACTGATCGGGGACCTCAAGGTCTTTCCCCAGGTCATCGTGAATGTGAAGGTTCGTGAGAAAAAGCCGCTGGAAACAATCCCTTCGGTGGCCGCAGCGATCGCGGCGGCGGAAAAGGAGCTGGCCGACACCGGCCGCGTCGTCATCCGCTACTCCGGCACCGAGGCCCTGGCCCGCGTCATGATCGAGGCGGAGTCCGAACCGGCGATGCGGCATCATGCCGACACCATCGCGAACGCCATCCGGGCCGAGCTTGGAGCCTGA
- the xseA gene encoding exodeoxyribonuclease VII large subunit: MRTSAERTISAQTSLSFGTGEPVIEDLPASDPAPPAAASKAAVPERRVWTVANLVGSIRQQIEASRSDLWVEGEISNCRPAPSGHIYFTLRDADAQLPVILFRRQAQMLRFRPADGLAVLVRGRVSVYESRGQLQLIAETLEPRGAGSLQLAFEQLKARLLAEGLFDSARKRPLPPFPRCVGIITSPAGAVIRDIVTVVRRRHARLNLLVYPAVMQGASCPGSVAAGLRFFHRNPGLIDLIVIARGGGSMEDLACFNDEALARIIAASELPVVSAIGHETDFTIADFVADLRAPTPSAAAELITAAQHRVEDRVAALSNRASRAMRLHLLELRQRYARLSSPMVLRRAHDSINRRGQRIDELQMRVERGSSRLLRLRAERLRILTERLHRQDISYRLAASRRRVERAAGILERAMVTAISLRKARMEADTARLRALSPLSILARGYALIYADNGTLLRSATETAPGESIHARLALGTISATVIAATDSTENSDS; this comes from the coding sequence TTGCGCACATCTGCCGAACGCACAATTTCTGCACAGACAAGCCTGTCCTTCGGGACCGGCGAACCAGTAATCGAAGACCTCCCAGCCTCTGATCCTGCGCCTCCGGCGGCAGCTTCAAAGGCGGCTGTGCCTGAGCGCCGCGTCTGGACTGTGGCGAACCTCGTCGGCAGTATCCGGCAGCAGATCGAAGCCAGCCGGAGCGATCTCTGGGTGGAGGGAGAGATCTCGAACTGCCGTCCCGCTCCCTCTGGGCACATCTACTTCACGCTGCGGGATGCCGACGCCCAGCTTCCTGTCATCCTCTTCCGCCGGCAGGCCCAGATGCTGCGCTTCCGTCCTGCCGATGGGCTTGCCGTACTCGTTCGCGGCCGCGTCTCCGTCTACGAGTCCCGCGGGCAACTGCAGTTGATCGCAGAGACGCTGGAGCCGCGCGGCGCCGGATCGCTCCAGCTTGCTTTTGAGCAGCTCAAGGCGCGGCTGCTGGCTGAGGGACTCTTCGACAGCGCTAGAAAGCGTCCGCTTCCGCCCTTCCCGCGCTGCGTTGGAATTATTACGTCGCCTGCCGGAGCTGTCATCCGAGACATCGTGACGGTGGTTCGCCGCCGGCATGCGCGGCTGAATCTGCTGGTCTATCCGGCGGTGATGCAGGGGGCTTCATGCCCGGGTTCCGTTGCGGCCGGACTTCGCTTCTTCCATCGCAATCCCGGTCTGATCGATCTCATCGTGATCGCCCGCGGCGGCGGTTCGATGGAAGACCTCGCCTGCTTCAACGACGAGGCACTGGCCCGCATCATTGCTGCGTCTGAGCTTCCTGTCGTCTCCGCGATCGGACACGAGACCGACTTCACCATCGCTGACTTCGTCGCCGATCTTCGTGCACCCACTCCCTCTGCCGCAGCGGAGCTAATCACGGCTGCGCAGCATCGCGTCGAAGACCGAGTCGCCGCGCTCTCCAATCGAGCTTCCCGCGCCATGCGACTTCATCTGCTTGAGCTGCGTCAGCGCTACGCCCGCCTGTCGTCGCCGATGGTGCTTCGGCGCGCGCACGACTCCATCAATCGCCGCGGCCAGCGTATTGACGAACTGCAGATGCGGGTGGAACGTGGCTCGTCCCGGCTTCTTCGCCTCCGCGCAGAACGGCTCCGCATCCTCACCGAACGCCTGCATCGCCAGGACATCAGCTACCGGCTCGCGGCATCGCGGCGCCGCGTAGAGCGCGCAGCGGGCATCCTCGAGCGCGCGATGGTCACAGCAATCTCGCTCCGTAAGGCACGGATGGAGGCCGACACCGCGCGTCTTCGCGCGCTCTCCCCGCTCAGCATCCTCGCTCGCGGATACGCTCTCATTTACGCTGATAATGGAACGCTTCTGCGGTCTGCCACCGAGACTGCGCCGGGGGAGTCCATTCACGCGCGCCTGGCCTTGGGAACCATCTCGGCAACAGTGATTGCAGCAACTGATTCAACGGAGAATAGTGACTCATGA
- a CDS encoding DUF2905 domain-containing protein, giving the protein MSDLGRMLIGFGLLLVIIGIAVVFLARWNIPLGRLPGDFSWKGKGWTVSLPLASSLLVSVLLTLLLWIISHFRR; this is encoded by the coding sequence ATGTCAGACCTTGGACGCATGCTCATCGGCTTCGGCCTTCTGCTTGTCATCATCGGGATTGCCGTTGTCTTCCTGGCCCGATGGAACATCCCGCTTGGACGTCTTCCGGGTGATTTTTCCTGGAAGGGGAAAGGCTGGACGGTCTCGTTGCCACTGGCAAGCTCGCTTTTGGTCAGCGTTCTTTTGACCCTGCTCCTCTGGATTATCAGTCATTTCCGGCGTTAG
- a CDS encoding response regulator gives MNSPLQKVLIVDDDQLVADTLTMIFERSGFAAEACYSADDGLRSARRFRPDLLLCDVCMPGRDGLSLVQEVSQEMPSCRIIVFTGSYARIPHVQACMDRLAQPVGVITKPCPPEDLIRRATQMLAHTG, from the coding sequence ATGAACTCCCCATTGCAGAAGGTCTTGATCGTTGACGATGATCAGCTGGTAGCCGATACCCTGACCATGATTTTTGAGCGGAGCGGCTTTGCCGCAGAAGCCTGCTATTCGGCTGACGACGGCCTCCGGAGTGCGCGGCGCTTCCGTCCCGACCTTCTTTTGTGTGACGTCTGCATGCCCGGGCGTGATGGGCTTTCCCTGGTTCAGGAGGTCAGTCAGGAGATGCCTTCCTGCAGGATCATTGTGTTTACCGGCTCTTACGCCAGGATTCCTCATGTGCAGGCCTGTATGGACCGGCTTGCGCAACCAGTTGGTGTCATCACCAAGCCCTGTCCACCGGAAGACCTCATCCGTAGAGCTACCCAAATGCTCGCTCATACCGGATGA
- a CDS encoding tol-pal system YbgF family protein, which produces MDQQTRQALKHDQFIDTAQHGLEWASDNRRPLILIGSIVGALLIIVIIAAVVFNQRSEKADIAFGEAMQTYQTPIAAPGQQVPPGVKTFATAAERAKAANQGFLNIANSYGMTSSGKLARYFAGLTYIEAGENSQAESTLKEVAGGWNSDLGSLAKLALAALYRQTGRDSQAIEVYNDLTAHPSVSVPAGTAQLQLADLYEAENKPEMAKKVYAQLKDKDAKGPAGMIAAQKLNPSAAPAPGGVVAQ; this is translated from the coding sequence GTGGATCAACAGACCCGCCAAGCGCTCAAGCACGATCAGTTTATTGACACCGCCCAGCATGGCCTGGAGTGGGCAAGCGATAACCGACGCCCCCTGATTCTGATCGGGTCCATTGTAGGCGCGCTTCTTATTATCGTCATCATCGCCGCCGTCGTCTTTAACCAGCGAAGCGAGAAAGCCGATATTGCCTTTGGCGAAGCGATGCAGACCTATCAGACGCCGATCGCAGCGCCCGGCCAGCAGGTCCCTCCCGGTGTCAAGACCTTCGCCACCGCAGCCGAGCGCGCCAAGGCGGCCAATCAGGGCTTCCTCAACATCGCAAACAGCTATGGAATGACTTCCAGCGGCAAGCTCGCGCGCTACTTTGCGGGCCTGACCTATATCGAGGCCGGCGAGAACTCCCAGGCGGAGAGCACGCTGAAAGAGGTGGCCGGAGGCTGGAACAGCGATCTGGGATCGCTCGCCAAGCTGGCGCTTGCAGCGCTCTATCGTCAGACAGGGCGCGACTCTCAGGCGATCGAGGTCTACAACGACCTGACGGCTCATCCGTCCGTCTCTGTACCTGCAGGCACAGCACAGCTTCAGCTTGCCGATCTTTACGAAGCCGAAAACAAGCCTGAGATGGCGAAGAAGGTATATGCCCAGCTCAAGGATAAAGACGCAAAGGGACCGGCCGGCATGATCGCTGCGCAGAAACTCAATCCGTCTGCGGCGCCAGCGCCCGGCGGAGTCGTCGCGCAGTAA
- a CDS encoding diguanylate cyclase has protein sequence MLTNSPEQSEVVDRQIKRLSGLRFKWLAFPSDLERRFEKETAHRRSRRLWFEALLAILLFDFFLIADHYGPHEQFRRAFVIRLLIVTPICLLIHASLLRMPNRLWRESSLATGVCLAGLAQLYLELNRSRVASAYVQMTVLAVILFANIVMRLRLPYAIATSFVMLCGDAVFLWKDHMLKTEDKIFGVGMVVGATALTLVANYNACREERLSYLLHLRGELLVADLNRLNAQLLRKSESDALTGLANRRSFDTQYAELWRAALTTAGPLSVVIVDVDYFKRLNDRYGHLYGDEVLKRIASLLQQALRVKDDYAARFGGEEFIILLPRTPESAAIQVAERLRKMVELAGFPAIDPAQGPYDLSIRATVSCGVACAYPTVRDTPEQLLEAADKALYQAKAEGRNRVCCAPGNEAADLTRPI, from the coding sequence ATGCTGACCAATTCGCCAGAGCAGAGTGAGGTGGTAGATCGGCAGATCAAGAGGCTTTCCGGGCTCCGATTCAAGTGGCTGGCATTCCCGTCAGATCTCGAGAGACGCTTCGAGAAGGAAACCGCTCATCGGCGCAGCCGACGGCTCTGGTTTGAAGCTCTCCTTGCAATCCTGCTGTTCGATTTTTTCCTGATCGCCGATCATTACGGTCCCCACGAGCAGTTTCGAAGAGCCTTCGTCATCAGATTGCTCATCGTAACTCCGATCTGCCTGCTGATTCACGCGAGCCTGCTGCGGATGCCGAACCGCCTCTGGCGCGAGTCCAGCCTGGCGACCGGTGTATGCCTGGCGGGACTGGCGCAGCTATACCTGGAGCTGAACCGCAGCCGTGTAGCCTCGGCCTACGTTCAGATGACAGTGCTTGCAGTCATTCTCTTCGCCAATATCGTCATGCGGCTGCGGCTCCCGTACGCGATCGCCACCTCCTTCGTGATGCTCTGCGGTGACGCGGTCTTTCTGTGGAAAGACCATATGCTGAAGACGGAAGACAAGATCTTCGGAGTCGGGATGGTGGTTGGAGCCACCGCGCTGACCCTGGTGGCGAACTACAACGCCTGCCGCGAAGAGCGCCTGAGTTACCTTCTGCATCTGCGCGGAGAGCTGCTGGTCGCCGATCTCAACCGCCTGAACGCTCAGCTGCTTCGCAAATCCGAGAGCGATGCCCTGACCGGGCTTGCCAACCGGCGCTCCTTCGACACGCAGTACGCCGAACTCTGGAGGGCGGCCCTGACCACCGCCGGGCCCTTGTCCGTCGTGATCGTCGACGTCGATTACTTCAAGCGCCTGAACGATCGCTACGGCCATCTGTATGGGGACGAGGTGCTCAAACGCATCGCATCACTCCTGCAGCAGGCCCTGCGGGTCAAGGACGACTACGCTGCGCGTTTCGGCGGTGAGGAGTTCATCATCCTGCTTCCGAGAACGCCGGAGAGCGCTGCCATCCAGGTCGCCGAACGCCTGCGAAAGATGGTGGAGCTCGCCGGATTCCCCGCTATCGATCCCGCGCAAGGGCCCTACGATCTCAGTATCCGCGCCACCGTCAGTTGCGGCGTGGCATGCGCCTATCCCACTGTGCGAGATACCCCGGAGCAGTTGCTCGAAGCCGCAGACAAGGCTCTCTATCAGGCGAAGGCTGAGGGACGCAACAGGGTTTGCTGCGCCCCCGGGAATGAGGCCGCCGATCTGACCCGGCCTATTTGA
- the polA gene encoding DNA polymerase I, whose protein sequence is MAKTPTRMPTKTAEKKPAVTSSSKPPIYLLDSMAFIFRAYHAMQRSRPMSTRTGIPTAATYVFVNMINKLRKDFQPEYLAAVYDVGAPVHRNEMAAQMKNVRKFNIKTQQFEVIEYGGYKANRAETPPDLIQQQPYIRRALEAFRIPILYYEGFEADDVIGTLSCRLADLGHHVYVVSSDKDMMQLVNENVSILNPTKDNLILDPAGVEANLGIPPQRVIDVMALRGDAIDNIPGAPGIGDKGSVELIQQFGSVEAAMDAAITHPESIKRKTYRESLANNRENILLSKELVTIHTNVPIEYSLESMRTQSPDLEACRELFSELEFTTLLKELAPAADATVVTYELKPTTVQIRHLLEEARTIDPATGKPAGMAIAISEDAQALAEETATEPSEDAPEPEPAPAENMSLFAAPTPAVEAPVATTEDAACRLGLAVNDHFALEVSLDDPGIREALMDAALPKDVHDLKAVLRALEPHKVSLAGVRNDVMLLSYLINPTHGSHTLVDIAARSTSRTLVHQPTKENPNDMRRLAEAAASVVRLSATLGQQVAHYAPVTHNVLSDDPSLGGAVTPEMLFAVSPEVAAKTEDVSPLQQVYETIDKPLVPVLLRMEQTGVRIDPDFLREMSTRLAVEIDNLAERIYSESGHRFNINSPKQLGDVLFNKMLLPKPLKYGKGKVVSTAQDVLDELAQSHPIAALVIEHRQLQKLKGTYLDALPVLADSRGRIHTTFNQVGTATGRLSSINPNLQNIPIRTSIGREIRAAFIAAPGNVLMSADYSQIELRLMAHFSQDSLLLDAYRTGKDIHTLTASEVFEVDPETMDKETRNRAKAVNFGIVYGISPFGLAAQLGIDQKTAREYIERYFERYKGVKRFIEETLDTVRREQAVRTYFGRVRPIPDIQSRNPNMRGFAERTAVNTPLQGTAADLIKIAMLRIDAEIAQRNLQSRMTLQVHDELLFDVAPGESDELQQIVKQQMEHVAEFSVPIVAEVGVGKNWRDIK, encoded by the coding sequence ATGGCAAAGACGCCGACCAGGATGCCGACAAAGACCGCTGAGAAGAAGCCCGCCGTGACCAGTTCCTCGAAGCCTCCCATCTATCTGCTGGACTCGATGGCCTTCATCTTCCGTGCCTATCATGCCATGCAGCGTTCGCGGCCCATGTCCACGCGCACGGGCATCCCGACAGCGGCGACCTATGTCTTCGTCAACATGATCAACAAGCTGCGCAAGGACTTTCAGCCTGAGTATCTGGCCGCTGTCTACGATGTCGGGGCGCCGGTCCACCGCAACGAGATGGCTGCGCAGATGAAAAACGTCAGGAAGTTCAACATCAAGACGCAGCAGTTCGAGGTCATCGAGTACGGAGGATATAAGGCGAACCGCGCCGAGACCCCGCCCGATCTCATTCAGCAGCAGCCCTATATTCGCCGCGCGTTGGAGGCGTTCCGTATCCCCATCCTCTACTACGAGGGATTTGAAGCGGATGATGTCATCGGAACGCTCTCCTGCCGGCTGGCCGACCTGGGGCATCACGTTTACGTCGTCTCGTCCGACAAGGACATGATGCAGCTGGTCAATGAGAACGTCTCGATCCTCAACCCGACGAAAGACAATCTCATTCTCGATCCCGCAGGAGTGGAAGCGAACCTCGGCATTCCTCCGCAGCGGGTGATCGACGTCATGGCGCTCCGGGGAGATGCGATCGATAACATCCCGGGTGCCCCCGGAATCGGCGATAAGGGATCGGTCGAGCTCATCCAGCAGTTCGGCAGTGTGGAGGCCGCGATGGATGCGGCGATCACGCATCCTGAGAGCATCAAGCGGAAGACCTATCGCGAATCGCTGGCGAACAATCGCGAAAACATCCTGCTCTCGAAGGAGCTTGTGACCATCCACACGAATGTTCCTATCGAGTATTCGCTGGAGAGCATGCGGACGCAGTCACCCGATCTGGAGGCCTGCCGGGAGCTCTTCTCCGAGCTTGAGTTCACAACGCTTCTCAAAGAGCTTGCTCCCGCGGCGGACGCCACGGTCGTCACCTACGAGCTGAAGCCCACGACAGTGCAGATCCGGCACCTCCTGGAGGAGGCGCGTACGATCGATCCCGCAACCGGCAAGCCTGCGGGAATGGCAATTGCCATCTCAGAGGATGCCCAGGCCCTGGCTGAAGAGACTGCGACCGAGCCTTCAGAAGACGCTCCCGAGCCGGAGCCTGCACCGGCGGAGAATATGTCTCTCTTCGCCGCGCCGACGCCTGCGGTGGAGGCACCAGTCGCAACGACGGAGGACGCTGCCTGCCGCCTGGGCCTGGCGGTCAACGACCATTTCGCGCTCGAGGTCTCGCTCGACGACCCCGGCATTCGCGAAGCCCTGATGGATGCCGCGCTTCCCAAGGACGTTCACGATCTCAAGGCCGTTCTGCGCGCACTTGAACCACACAAGGTTTCTCTCGCCGGCGTACGCAATGACGTGATGCTGCTTAGCTATCTGATCAATCCCACGCACGGTTCGCATACCCTCGTCGATATTGCGGCGCGGAGCACCAGCCGCACGCTCGTTCATCAGCCCACCAAGGAGAATCCAAACGACATGAGGCGGCTTGCTGAAGCTGCAGCCTCTGTAGTTCGTCTCTCCGCAACGCTGGGCCAGCAGGTTGCGCACTATGCGCCGGTAACGCATAACGTTTTATCGGATGATCCCTCGCTGGGTGGGGCAGTCACTCCGGAGATGCTCTTTGCTGTCTCACCGGAAGTAGCCGCAAAGACGGAAGATGTCTCCCCTCTGCAGCAGGTGTACGAAACCATCGATAAGCCACTGGTTCCGGTGCTTCTGCGCATGGAGCAGACCGGCGTACGCATTGACCCCGACTTTCTGCGAGAGATGTCTACGCGTCTTGCTGTCGAGATCGACAACCTGGCCGAGCGCATCTACTCCGAATCCGGACACCGCTTCAATATCAATTCGCCCAAGCAGCTTGGAGATGTTCTCTTCAACAAAATGCTGTTGCCCAAGCCGCTGAAGTACGGCAAGGGCAAAGTTGTCTCCACCGCGCAGGACGTCCTCGACGAGCTGGCCCAATCGCATCCCATCGCTGCCCTGGTGATCGAGCACCGCCAGCTGCAGAAGCTGAAGGGAACGTATCTCGATGCGCTTCCCGTGCTCGCTGACTCCAGGGGCCGCATCCACACCACCTTCAACCAGGTGGGAACGGCGACGGGACGCCTCTCGTCGATCAATCCAAACCTGCAGAACATTCCCATCCGGACCTCCATCGGCCGCGAGATTCGCGCCGCTTTTATCGCTGCTCCGGGCAATGTTCTGATGTCGGCGGACTACTCTCAGATCGAGTTACGCCTGATGGCCCATTTCTCGCAGGATTCGTTGCTGCTTGACGCATATCGCACCGGCAAGGATATCCATACCCTTACGGCCAGCGAGGTCTTCGAGGTGGATCCCGAGACGATGGACAAGGAGACGCGCAACCGGGCCAAGGCCGTCAACTTCGGCATCGTCTACGGCATCTCTCCCTTCGGCCTGGCGGCGCAGCTTGGAATCGACCAGAAGACCGCGCGCGAGTATATTGAGCGATATTTTGAGCGTTACAAGGGAGTGAAGCGATTCATCGAGGAGACCCTCGATACCGTCCGCCGCGAACAGGCTGTCCGTACCTACTTCGGCAGGGTGCGGCCTATTCCTGACATCCAGTCCCGCAACCCCAACATGCGAGGATTCGCGGAGCGGACCGCCGTCAACACCCCGCTGCAGGGGACCGCTGCCGACCTCATTAAGATCGCCATGCTGCGTATCGACGCGGAGATCGCGCAGCGCAATCTGCAGTCACGCATGACGCTGCAAGTTCACGACGAGTTGTTGTTCGACGTGGCGCCTGGCGAGTCTGACGAGTTGCAGCAGATTGTGAAGCAGCAGATGGAGCACGTTGCGGAGTTCTCCGTCCCCATCGTGGCAGAGGTCGGAGTCGGGAAGAACTGGCGCGATATCAAATAG